In the Oncorhynchus nerka isolate Pitt River linkage group LG2, Oner_Uvic_2.0, whole genome shotgun sequence genome, one interval contains:
- the LOC115123923 gene encoding zinc finger protein 879-like has translation MADFEKDEGLPQTMQENQDDEEPQYTDDAKPSKTQDDASLEERVIEEVRRYNNLYNTSLKDYKDFTMTNNSWKEIAKTLRVEEQICRTKWKNLRDRYVRLRRKMKGKSGDAASEIQPQILTTLSWLSGFIKHKETKVEEMDTSEDMQDDNLIKRDHFHSSNNEQQDGHFVVRSKIRARAPGKRTPSHSKTIQEKEEEPLDTDDSDDWIEGFSPGGEKPHYCFDCSKSYRKVRDLIRHQRSHTGEKHHHCPVCDKSFAQLDKLKLHAKRHMKEEHVTRLEQAGLNVDCVNTPQRTASRGQQKSQIRASAPGGEMVQSQPGKDSPCKSSVRKNQHVEKGKQPQTSQENEEDPEDTPEDWTESFRTVEKPYVCSDCGKSFKQENRLIRHQRTHTGEKPYDCPDCDKSFARLDNLKLHQKTHMKEERNFHCSDCVKSFVLLEQLEKHQLTHKKSYSCSKCEERFSDLVDWKAHFLVHREILHCPDCDKQFLYKGLFERHRRTHLRKIETFLCTICGKEYRNIKIHMRVHTGETPYHCTECGKSFPYIKSYQRHILTHTSGERATYPCLECGKTFTRKDGMVMHVRRVHTGERNHQCRYCGKRFFRKEKLKVHMLVHTGEKPYQCAVCGQRFSQDGDRKHHEKRHYSGVSDILDL, from the exons ATGGCGGACTTTGAGAAGGACGAAGGACTGCCCCAAACAATGCAGGAAAACCAAGATGACGAGGAGCCTCAATATACCGATGACGCTAAGCCAAGCAAGACGCAAGACGACGCAAGTTTGGAGGAAAGGGTAATTGAAGAGGTCAGAAGGTACAACAATTTGTACAACACCTCATTGAAAGACTATAAAGACTTTACCATGACCAACAACAGCTGGAAGGAGATAGCCAAAACTCTGAGAGTAGAAGAACAGATTTGCAGGACGAAATGGAAGAACTTGAGAGACCGATATGTTCGACTGAGGAGGAAAATGAAGGGGAAGAGTGGGGATGCAGCGTCAGAAATACAACCACAAATACTCACCACGCTGTCCTGGCTGTCTGGCTTCATTAAACACAAGGAGACGAAG gtagaggagatggacacCTCAGAAGACATGCAAGATGACAACCTGATCAAGCGGGACCACTTCCACAGTTCTAATAATGAGCAGCAAGATGGACATTTTGTAGTTCGGAGTAAAATACGAGCTAGAGCTCCCGGAAAGAGAACACCATCACATAGCAAAACAAtacaggagaaggaagaggagccCCTAGATACTGATGACTCTGATGATTGGATCGAGGGTTTCAGTCCTGGAGGAGAGAAGCCACACTACTGCTTTGACTGCAGTAAGAGCTATAGAAAAGTGAGGGATCTTATAAGACACCAGAGATCACATACTGGAGAGAAGCATCACCACTGCCCGGTTTGTGACAAAAGTTTTGCTCAATTAGATAAGCTTAAATTACACGCAAAAAGACATATGAAAGAGGAACATGTCACACGGCTCGAACAGGCAGGACTGAATGTAGACTGTGTGAACACACCGCAGAGAACAGCCAGCAGAGGCCAGCAGAAGAGTCAAATTCGAGCTAGTGCACCAGGGGGGGAAATGGTCCAGTCACAGCCAGGCAAAGACTCGCCTTGCAAAAGTTCTGTTAGAAAGAATCAACACGTAGAAAAAGGAAAACAACCCCAAACATCACAGGAGAATGAAGAGGATCCTGAAGATACTCCTGAAGACTGGACCGAGAGTTTCAGAACTGTAGAGAAGCCCTACGTCTGCTCCGACTGCGGTAAGAGCTTCAAACAAGAGAATCGTCTTATAAGACATCAGAGAacacatacaggagagaagccttacgacTGCCCTGACTGTGACAAAAGTTTTGCTCGATTAGATAATCTTAAATTACACCAAAAAACGCACATGAAGGAGGAACGCAATTTCCACTGCTCTGACTGTGTGAAAAGCTTTGTCCTATTGGAACAGCTTGAAAAACATCAGCTAACACACAAGAAAAGTTACAGCTGTTCAAAGTGTGAGGAAAGGTTTTCAGACCTGGTTGACTGGAAAGCACACTTTTTAGTACACAGAGAGATCCTCCACTGTCCTGACTGTGACAAGCAGTTCTTGTACAAGGGACTTTTTGAAAGACACAGGAGAACACATTTGAGAAAAATAGAAACATTTCTCTGCACAATATGTGGGAAGGAGTATCGCAACATCAAAATACACATGCgagtacacactggagagacaccGTATCACTGCACTGAGTGCGGTAAGAGTTTTCCATACATAAAATCGTACCAaagacacatactaacacatacctCTGGAGAAAGAGCAACCTATCCTTGTTTGGAATGTGGAAAGACATTTACTCGCAAAGATGGCATGGTGATGCATGTGAGGAGGGTTCATACTGGAGAGAGAAATCATCAGTGCAGATACTGTGGAAAAAGATTCTTTCGAAAAGAGAAACTTAAGGTACACATGCTAgttcacactggagagaaaccataCCAATGCGCTGTCTGTGGGCAACGCTTCTCCCAAGATGGAGACAGAAAACACCACGAGAAGAGGCACTACTCTGGTGTCTCAGATATCCTCGATCTATAA